One genomic window of Streptomyces sp. NBC_01276 includes the following:
- a CDS encoding glycosyltransferase family 2 protein yields MSGARRRGGAAHGSGGHEWGGHAAPGREPGTPDLWVVVPAYNEAASLPGTLAALAAQRDRAFALVVVDNASTDTTAEAVREFARSAPFPVELVTEPEPGAGTAADTGFRYAVRAGARLLLRTDADCLPARDWTAVARTEFGRGAELLCGRSVPRPDERPTFAEARLLPALVRLSALYGRYRAAHRGTRFRAPYVLCHGHNLGITAALYVRCGGAPRERLEEGSEDVTLLNRAREHSGRVVRVEHLVVRSSLRRLRSWGARRTLLWYWDRRYRPVDTEEVHVR; encoded by the coding sequence ATGAGCGGAGCCCGCCGGCGGGGCGGCGCGGCGCACGGGTCGGGCGGGCACGAGTGGGGCGGCCACGCGGCACCGGGGCGGGAGCCGGGCACGCCCGACCTGTGGGTGGTCGTGCCCGCCTACAACGAGGCCGCCTCGCTGCCGGGCACGCTGGCCGCGCTCGCCGCGCAGCGGGACAGGGCGTTCGCGCTGGTGGTGGTCGACAACGCCTCCACCGACACGACGGCCGAGGCGGTACGGGAGTTCGCGCGCTCGGCGCCCTTCCCCGTCGAGCTGGTCACCGAGCCCGAGCCGGGGGCCGGGACCGCCGCCGACACCGGATTCCGGTACGCGGTACGGGCCGGGGCGCGCCTGTTGCTGCGTACGGACGCGGACTGTCTGCCGGCCCGGGACTGGACGGCCGTCGCCCGGACGGAGTTCGGGCGCGGCGCCGAGCTGCTGTGCGGGCGGAGCGTGCCGCGCCCCGACGAGCGGCCCACCTTCGCCGAGGCGCGGTTGCTGCCCGCGCTGGTCCGGCTGTCCGCGCTGTACGGGCGCTACCGGGCCGCGCACCGCGGTACCCGGTTCCGGGCCCCGTACGTGCTGTGCCACGGCCACAACCTCGGCATCACCGCCGCGCTGTACGTGCGCTGCGGCGGGGCCCCGCGGGAGCGGCTGGAGGAGGGGTCGGAGGACGTCACCCTGCTCAACCGGGCGCGGGAGCACAGCGGGCGCGTGGTGCGCGTCGAGCACCTGGTGGTGCGGAGCAGCCTGCGACGGCTGCGTTCCTGGGGTGCCCGGCGCACCCTGCTCTGGTACTGGGACCGGCGCTACCGGCCCGTCGACACGGAAGAGGTCCACGTCCGGTGA
- a CDS encoding cytochrome P450 — MSAVKADAHAHAYAYAHAKARRRDRKVYLRGHPLLFGLLAATRGRAVRRLGGTLLVHDADAYRETLTRLPLDRTAAGTTGGAARSALGGGAGGVLFDQEGGGHRADRRALAERLGTAGVARLRREWEPSLVRGLAPLSRGGEVDVVALARELAGAVVCGLLEVRAEPRVLAEAAARAAAASVRSHLPGPRRPGARAAAERAARRLRLLLGRGEEALPAMVAVAAVNTTVAALPRAVAWCADAGLWEQAADAELRPRLVEELLRVTAASPVLPRVAAAAGTVGGCPVRAGDRLVLVARHAAGAHRRDPDGRDPAGPGVARLVFGAGSHACPGARLAEVLLGDVLEALAPYRPVVTGARVDRRAALPGWRSLTVGAGA, encoded by the coding sequence GTGAGTGCTGTGAAGGCCGACGCCCACGCCCACGCCTACGCCTACGCCCACGCCAAGGCCCGGCGCCGGGACCGCAAGGTCTACCTGCGCGGCCATCCCCTGCTGTTCGGGCTGCTCGCGGCCACGCGCGGGCGGGCGGTGCGCCGGCTCGGCGGGACGCTGCTGGTGCACGACGCGGACGCGTACCGGGAGACGCTGACCCGGCTGCCGCTGGACCGGACGGCGGCCGGCACCACGGGCGGCGCCGCGCGCTCGGCCCTGGGCGGCGGGGCCGGGGGCGTGCTGTTCGACCAGGAGGGGGGCGGGCACCGGGCGGACCGGCGGGCCCTCGCGGAGCGGCTCGGCACGGCCGGGGTGGCGCGGCTGCGCCGGGAGTGGGAGCCGTCGCTGGTACGGGGGCTCGCGCCGCTGTCCCGGGGCGGCGAGGTGGACGTGGTGGCGCTGGCGCGGGAGCTGGCCGGGGCGGTGGTGTGCGGGCTGCTGGAGGTGCGGGCCGAGCCGCGCGTGCTCGCGGAGGCCGCCGCGCGGGCCGCGGCGGCGTCGGTGCGCAGCCATCTGCCGGGTCCGCGGCGGCCCGGGGCGCGGGCCGCCGCGGAGCGGGCGGCCCGTCGGCTGCGGCTGCTGCTGGGCCGCGGGGAGGAGGCGCTGCCCGCGATGGTGGCGGTGGCGGCGGTGAACACCACGGTGGCGGCGCTGCCGCGGGCGGTCGCCTGGTGCGCGGACGCGGGGCTGTGGGAGCAGGCCGCCGACGCGGAGCTGCGGCCGCGGCTGGTGGAGGAGCTGCTGCGGGTGACGGCGGCCTCGCCGGTGCTGCCCCGGGTCGCGGCGGCGGCGGGGACGGTCGGGGGCTGCCCGGTACGGGCCGGGGACCGCCTCGTCCTGGTGGCGCGGCACGCGGCGGGGGCGCACCGGCGGGATCCGGACGGGCGGGACCCGGCCGGGCCGGGGGTGGCGCGGCTGGTGTTCGGGGCGGGGTCGCACGCCTGTCCCGGGGCCCGGCTGGCGGAGGTGCTGCTGGGTGACGTACTGGAGGCGCTGGCCCCGTACCGGCCGGTGGTGACCGGGGCCCGGGTGGACCGGCGGGCGGCGCTGCCGGGGTGGCGTTCGCTGACGGTGGGGGCGGGGGCGTGA
- a CDS encoding NAD-dependent epimerase/dehydratase family protein, translating to MRPRVAVTGASGFCGGWVARAAAAAGASVVCVGRRPGPVGEHRFWDAARTEPDLAGADFVVHCAAAVGDPAPGSRAEAAMRAVNVDGTARLLRAAAGRPVVWVSSASVYDPRRGRELVAEDHPREGQLNAYGRTKAAGEALALAGGAVVLRPRAVYGPGDTQLLPRLLSRVRAGTLLLPGPDVRLSLTAVQNLADACLAAAGWTPGAYNVADARPYGRDAAVGAVLRAHGVRARIRHLPLPLARTAAGAAEAVSRLTGSEPALSRYAVDQLSHPVVLDLTRARSRGWSPARTLADHLGSLSG from the coding sequence GTGAGGCCGCGCGTGGCGGTGACGGGGGCGAGCGGCTTCTGTGGCGGGTGGGTGGCCCGGGCGGCGGCCGCGGCGGGGGCCTCGGTGGTGTGCGTGGGGCGGCGGCCGGGTCCGGTGGGGGAACACCGGTTCTGGGACGCGGCGCGTACGGAGCCGGACCTGGCCGGGGCGGATTTCGTGGTGCACTGCGCGGCGGCCGTCGGCGACCCGGCGCCGGGTTCGCGTGCGGAGGCGGCGATGCGGGCGGTGAACGTGGACGGCACGGCGCGGCTGCTGCGGGCGGCGGCGGGGCGGCCGGTGGTGTGGGTGAGCAGCGCCAGCGTGTACGACCCGCGCCGGGGGCGGGAGCTGGTGGCCGAGGACCATCCGCGGGAGGGCCAGCTGAACGCCTACGGCCGGACCAAGGCGGCCGGCGAGGCGCTGGCCCTGGCCGGGGGTGCGGTGGTGCTGCGGCCGAGGGCGGTCTACGGGCCCGGCGACACCCAGCTGCTGCCCCGGCTGCTGTCCCGGGTCCGGGCGGGGACGCTGCTGCTGCCGGGTCCGGACGTACGGCTGAGCCTGACGGCGGTGCAGAACCTGGCGGACGCCTGCCTGGCGGCGGCGGGCTGGACCCCGGGCGCGTACAACGTGGCGGACGCGCGGCCGTACGGCCGGGACGCGGCCGTCGGCGCGGTGCTGCGGGCCCACGGGGTGCGGGCCCGGATCCGGCACCTGCCGCTCCCGCTGGCCCGTACGGCGGCCGGGGCGGCGGAGGCGGTGTCCCGCCTGACCGGCTCCGAGCCCGCCCTGAGCCGCTACGCGGTGGACCAGCTGTCCCACCCGGTGGTCCTGGACCTCACCAGGGCCCGCTCCCGGGGCTGGTCCCCGGCCCGCACCCTGGCGGACCACCTCGGCTCCCTCTCCGGCTGA
- the msrB gene encoding peptide-methionine (R)-S-oxide reductase MsrB produces MAYEVQKTDEQWQAELTPSEYQVLRLAGTEPAFRGEYTDTKTEGVYSCRACDAELFRSTEKFDSHCGWPSFFDPKDTEAVELIADTSHGMVRTEVRCAKCGSHLGHVFDGEGYPTPTDQRYCINSISLRLTPTEG; encoded by the coding sequence ATGGCGTACGAGGTCCAGAAGACGGACGAGCAGTGGCAGGCCGAGCTGACCCCGTCCGAGTACCAGGTGCTGCGCCTCGCCGGCACCGAGCCGGCCTTCCGCGGTGAGTACACCGACACCAAGACGGAGGGCGTCTACTCCTGTCGCGCCTGCGACGCCGAACTCTTCCGCTCCACGGAGAAGTTCGACTCGCACTGCGGCTGGCCGTCCTTCTTCGACCCGAAGGACACCGAGGCCGTCGAACTGATCGCCGACACCTCGCACGGCATGGTCCGCACCGAGGTCCGCTGCGCGAAGTGCGGCTCCCACCTGGGACACGTCTTCGACGGCGAGGGCTACCCGACCCCCACCGACCAGCGGTACTGCATCAACAGCATCTCCCTGAGGCTCACCCCGACCGAGGGCTGA
- the murC gene encoding UDP-N-acetylmuramate--L-alanine ligase: protein MKPGLPTAMERPHFIGIGGAGMSGIAKILAQRGAQVAGSDSRDSETAQALRAHGATVHIGHAAGHLADDTTCVVVSSAIRSDNPELARAAELGIPVVHRSDALASLMDGLRPIAVAGTHGKTTTTSMLAVSLSALGLDPSYAIGGDLDAPGSNAHHGEGGIFVAEADESDRSFHKYAPEVAIILNAELDHHANYASMEEIYESFETFVSKIVPGGTLVVAHSQDGAAEIARRVAGTQGLTVVTYGEEDGADVRITKITPRGLTSEVTVLLQDRMLTFTVSVPGRHYAHNAVAALAAGVALGIPAHNLASALGKYTGVKRRLQLKGEAAGVQVIDSYAHHPTEMNADLEAIRGAAGDSRILVVFQPHLFSRTQELGKEMGQALALADASLVLDIYPAREDPIPGITSEIIIAAARAAGADVTAEHSKEDVADVIAGMAKPGDLVLTMGAGDVTDLGPRILARLSN, encoded by the coding sequence ATGAAGCCCGGCCTGCCGACCGCGATGGAACGGCCCCACTTCATCGGCATCGGCGGCGCCGGCATGTCCGGCATCGCGAAGATCCTCGCGCAGCGCGGCGCGCAGGTGGCCGGCAGCGACTCCCGTGACTCCGAGACCGCCCAGGCGTTGCGCGCCCACGGCGCCACGGTCCACATCGGGCACGCCGCCGGCCACCTCGCCGACGACACCACCTGCGTGGTCGTCTCCAGCGCCATCCGCTCCGACAACCCGGAGCTGGCCCGCGCCGCCGAGCTGGGCATCCCCGTCGTGCACCGCTCGGACGCCCTCGCCTCGCTGATGGACGGCCTGCGCCCCATCGCCGTCGCCGGCACGCACGGCAAGACCACCACCACCTCGATGCTGGCGGTCTCCCTCTCGGCGCTGGGCCTCGACCCCTCCTACGCCATCGGCGGCGACCTGGACGCCCCCGGCTCCAACGCCCACCACGGCGAGGGCGGCATCTTCGTGGCCGAGGCGGACGAGAGCGACCGCAGCTTCCACAAGTACGCGCCCGAGGTCGCGATCATCCTCAACGCGGAGCTCGACCACCACGCGAACTACGCGTCGATGGAGGAGATCTACGAGTCGTTCGAGACCTTCGTCTCCAAGATCGTCCCCGGCGGCACCCTGGTCGTCGCCCACAGCCAGGACGGCGCCGCCGAGATCGCCCGCCGCGTCGCGGGCACGCAGGGCCTCACGGTCGTCACGTACGGCGAGGAGGACGGCGCCGACGTCCGCATCACCAAGATCACGCCGCGCGGCCTGACCAGCGAGGTCACCGTCCTGCTCCAGGACCGGATGCTCACCTTCACCGTCTCGGTGCCCGGCCGCCACTACGCGCACAACGCCGTCGCGGCCCTCGCCGCCGGCGTCGCCCTCGGCATCCCGGCGCACAACCTGGCCTCCGCCCTCGGCAAGTACACCGGCGTCAAGCGCCGCCTCCAGCTCAAGGGCGAGGCGGCCGGCGTGCAGGTCATCGACTCCTACGCGCACCACCCGACCGAGATGAACGCCGACCTGGAGGCCATCCGCGGCGCCGCCGGGGACTCCCGCATCCTGGTCGTCTTCCAGCCGCACCTCTTCTCCCGCACCCAGGAGCTGGGCAAGGAGATGGGCCAGGCCCTCGCGCTGGCCGACGCCTCCCTGGTCCTCGACATCTACCCGGCCCGCGAGGACCCGATCCCCGGCATCACCAGCGAGATCATCATCGCCGCGGCCCGCGCCGCCGGCGCCGACGTCACCGCCGAGCACTCCAAGGAGGACGTCGCCGACGTGATCGCGGGAATGGCCAAGCCCGGTGATCTCGTTCTGACCATGGGCGCGGGCGACGTCACCGATCTGGGACCCCGGATCCTCGCCCGGCTGTCGAACTGA
- a CDS encoding indole-3-glycerol phosphate synthase — protein MKERASVFTSVLMIEQPLTTVDVDFVTTLHGDDQVSFVVLMQPRGDQDRLLRAIDDVALGELPEALHEGDEPGGEAARGPAAQALEHSLASLRKKGAKAVGQIIENHPLDHLKSVVDETSADEVIVLTAPHFVEEFFHRDWASRARHKVGVPVLKLFAHNE, from the coding sequence ATGAAGGAGAGGGCGTCCGTGTTCACGAGCGTATTGATGATCGAGCAGCCGCTGACCACGGTGGACGTGGACTTCGTCACCACCCTGCACGGAGACGACCAGGTCTCCTTCGTCGTCCTCATGCAACCCAGGGGAGACCAGGACCGACTGCTCCGCGCCATCGACGACGTAGCGCTCGGCGAGCTTCCCGAAGCCCTCCACGAAGGCGACGAGCCCGGGGGCGAGGCCGCCCGGGGCCCTGCCGCACAGGCCCTCGAACACTCCCTCGCGTCCCTGCGCAAGAAGGGAGCCAAGGCCGTCGGACAGATCATCGAGAACCACCCCCTCGACCACCTCAAGAGCGTCGTCGACGAGACGTCCGCCGACGAGGTGATCGTCCTGACCGCTCCGCACTTCGTCGAGGAGTTCTTCCACCGGGACTGGGCCTCCCGGGCGCGGCACAAGGTCGGGGTTCCGGTGCTCAAGCTCTTCGCCCACAACGAATAG
- a CDS encoding pyrimidine reductase family protein yields MRRLLPVTDQTSAPSSPDPADREWSLDELADAYAYPELAPGAHWLRANMVSTLDGAAQHEGRSQPISGETDMRIFGTLRALADVVVVGAETVRQEGYRPARAREAFAARREAAGQGPAPAIAVVTASLDLDFTLPLFTSPLVPTLVVTGAAAPADRVAAATAAGAEVVVAGEGVGADPAQVVRELAARGLRRQLTEGGPRLLGQFVAADALDELCLTISPTLTAGGAQRIAGGPSVTVPHRLAPAVVLEEAGFLFTSYRRI; encoded by the coding sequence ATGCGACGCCTGCTCCCTGTGACCGATCAGACATCCGCCCCGTCCTCCCCGGACCCGGCCGACCGCGAGTGGTCGCTGGACGAGCTCGCGGACGCCTACGCCTATCCGGAGCTCGCCCCGGGCGCGCACTGGCTGCGGGCGAACATGGTCTCCACGCTGGACGGGGCCGCCCAGCACGAGGGGCGCTCACAGCCGATCTCCGGCGAGACCGACATGCGGATCTTCGGCACCCTGCGGGCCCTTGCCGATGTGGTGGTCGTCGGCGCGGAAACGGTTCGCCAGGAGGGTTACCGCCCGGCCCGCGCCCGGGAGGCCTTCGCGGCCCGCCGCGAGGCCGCCGGCCAGGGTCCCGCCCCCGCCATCGCCGTGGTCACCGCGAGCCTGGACCTGGACTTCACCCTGCCCCTGTTCACCTCCCCCCTCGTGCCCACCCTGGTGGTCACCGGGGCCGCCGCGCCCGCCGACCGGGTGGCCGCGGCCACCGCCGCCGGGGCCGAGGTCGTCGTGGCGGGCGAGGGGGTGGGCGCGGACCCCGCACAGGTCGTACGGGAGCTGGCCGCGCGCGGGCTGCGCCGCCAGCTGACCGAGGGCGGGCCCCGGCTGCTGGGGCAGTTCGTGGCCGCCGACGCGCTGGACGAGCTGTGCCTGACGATCTCCCCGACCCTCACGGCGGGCGGTGCCCAGCGGATCGCGGGCGGGCCCTCCGTCACGGTTCCGCACCGGCTCGCGCCCGCCGTCGTACTGGAAGAGGCCGGGTTCCTGTTCACGAGCTACCGTCGGATCTGA
- the zapE gene encoding cell division protein ZapE, whose product MSTSLSTSGSAPSGQPPIADAGPLALCAREPRVPAERLVAEMVPPPRFDSVRFDTYDPDPAQPSQAEAVTVLSGFAAGLGGAHATGAGKRRWFSKKPAAPAAGPRGVYLDGGYGVGKTHLLASLWHATPAEPALKAFGTFVELTNLVGALGFQQTVQTLGGHRLLCIDEFELDDPGDTVLVSSLLSRLVEQGVALAATSNTLPGKLGEGRFAAADFLREIQGLSAHFRPLRIDGQDYRHRGLPEAPAPFTDEQVAKAAYGTPGASLDDFPGLLEHLAKVHPSRYGALTDGIAAVCLTDVGPVPDQSTALRLVVLADRLYDREVPVLASGVPFDRLFSEEMLNGGYRKKYFRAISRLTALARDAKPLVSQ is encoded by the coding sequence GTGTCAACTTCACTCTCGACCTCCGGATCTGCCCCGTCCGGGCAGCCCCCGATAGCCGACGCGGGCCCACTGGCCCTGTGCGCCCGCGAACCGCGGGTGCCCGCCGAACGGCTGGTGGCCGAGATGGTGCCGCCCCCGCGCTTCGACTCGGTGCGCTTCGACACCTACGACCCGGACCCGGCCCAGCCCAGCCAGGCCGAGGCCGTCACCGTCCTCAGCGGCTTCGCCGCCGGCCTGGGCGGGGCCCACGCCACCGGCGCGGGCAAGCGGCGCTGGTTCTCGAAGAAGCCCGCCGCGCCGGCCGCGGGTCCGCGCGGGGTCTACCTCGACGGCGGCTACGGCGTCGGCAAGACCCACCTGCTCGCCTCCCTCTGGCACGCCACCCCGGCCGAGCCCGCGCTCAAGGCCTTCGGCACCTTCGTGGAGCTCACCAACCTGGTCGGCGCGCTCGGCTTCCAGCAGACCGTGCAGACCCTGGGCGGGCACCGGCTGCTGTGCATCGACGAGTTCGAGCTGGACGACCCGGGCGACACCGTGCTCGTCTCCTCCCTGCTGAGCCGGCTGGTCGAGCAGGGCGTGGCCCTGGCCGCCACCTCCAACACCCTGCCCGGCAAGCTCGGCGAGGGCCGCTTCGCCGCCGCCGACTTCCTGCGCGAGATCCAGGGGCTCTCGGCGCACTTCCGGCCGCTGCGGATCGACGGCCAGGACTACCGCCACCGCGGCCTGCCCGAGGCCCCGGCGCCGTTCACCGACGAGCAGGTGGCGAAGGCCGCGTACGGGACCCCGGGCGCGAGCCTCGACGACTTCCCGGGCCTGCTGGAGCACCTGGCGAAGGTCCACCCGAGCCGTTACGGGGCCCTCACCGACGGCATAGCGGCCGTCTGCCTGACCGATGTCGGCCCGGTCCCGGACCAGTCGACGGCGCTGCGCCTGGTGGTGCTCGCCGACCGGCTGTACGACCGCGAGGTGCCGGTCCTGGCCTCCGGGGTGCCCTTCGACCGGCTGTTCAGTGAAGAAATGCTCAACGGCGGTTATCGGAAGAAGTACTTCCGAGCCATATCGCGGCTCACCGCGCTCGCCCGCGACGCGAAACCCCTGGTGTCGCAGTAG
- a CDS encoding OsmC family protein → MATTRSSHTVWEGNLLKGAGTVSLDSSGRGSFEVSWPSRAEAANGKTSPEELIAAAHSSCYSMALSHGLDGAGTPPTRVETKADVTFQPGEGITGIHLTVRAEVPGLDAEGFAAAAEDAKKNCPVSQALTGTTITLSAELV, encoded by the coding sequence ATGGCCACCACGCGCTCGTCCCACACCGTCTGGGAAGGCAACCTGCTCAAGGGTGCCGGCACCGTCTCCCTCGACTCCTCGGGCCGGGGCTCGTTCGAGGTCTCCTGGCCCTCGCGCGCCGAGGCCGCGAACGGCAAGACCAGCCCGGAAGAGCTGATCGCCGCCGCCCACTCCAGCTGCTACTCGATGGCGCTCTCGCACGGCCTCGACGGCGCCGGTACCCCTCCCACCCGGGTGGAGACCAAGGCGGACGTCACCTTCCAGCCCGGTGAGGGCATCACCGGCATCCACCTGACCGTGCGCGCCGAGGTGCCCGGTCTGGACGCCGAGGGCTTCGCCGCCGCCGCCGAGGACGCCAAGAAGAACTGCCCGGTCAGCCAGGCGCTGACCGGCACCACGATCACCCTGAGCGCCGAGCTCGTCTGA
- a CDS encoding polysaccharide deacetylase family protein produces MTLSVRKVAAVAALSAALAGCGGGAGTPRDGGQARMGTHAASGPTAAPASPSAPASPLPGAPGRAPTLAPGPNGLTPVFERTRQRADKAVALTFDADMTSDQGPRAASGEHFDNPELISTLRRLRVPSTVFMTGRWAEEYPDQAKSIGTDPNFEIANHSYSHHAFKSPCYGLPTLDGDAARSDVEQAFAAFRKAGAVNTVPYFRFPGGCYDDGALRALAPAKVTAVQWDVVSGDAFAKDPDAVAEEVLAGVKPGSVVVMHCTRSAAPVTEEAIRKIVPELRKRGYRFVKVSELMGK; encoded by the coding sequence GTGACCCTTTCTGTACGCAAAGTGGCGGCCGTGGCCGCGCTCAGCGCCGCCCTCGCGGGATGTGGGGGCGGCGCCGGCACGCCGCGGGACGGCGGCCAGGCCCGCATGGGCACCCACGCGGCGTCCGGCCCGACGGCCGCGCCCGCCTCCCCCTCCGCACCCGCGTCCCCGCTGCCCGGCGCCCCGGGCCGGGCCCCCACCCTGGCCCCCGGGCCGAACGGCCTGACGCCCGTCTTCGAGCGCACGCGCCAGCGCGCCGACAAGGCCGTGGCCCTCACCTTCGACGCCGACATGACCTCGGACCAGGGGCCGCGGGCCGCGTCCGGGGAACACTTCGACAACCCGGAGCTGATCTCCACCCTCCGCCGGCTCCGGGTCCCCTCGACCGTCTTCATGACGGGTCGCTGGGCGGAGGAGTACCCGGACCAGGCGAAGTCCATCGGCACCGACCCCAACTTCGAGATCGCCAACCACTCGTACAGCCACCACGCCTTCAAGTCCCCCTGCTACGGCCTCCCCACCCTCGACGGCGACGCCGCCCGGTCGGACGTGGAGCAGGCCTTCGCGGCGTTCAGGAAGGCGGGCGCCGTCAACACGGTGCCCTACTTCCGCTTCCCGGGCGGCTGCTACGACGACGGGGCGCTGCGGGCCCTGGCGCCCGCCAAGGTGACCGCCGTGCAGTGGGACGTGGTCAGCGGCGACGCCTTCGCGAAGGACCCCGACGCGGTGGCCGAGGAGGTCCTGGCCGGGGTCAAGCCCGGCTCGGTGGTGGTCATGCACTGCACCCGCAGCGCGGCCCCCGTCACCGAGGAGGCCATCCGGAAGATCGTCCCGGAGCTGCGCAAACGGGGGTACCGCTTCGTGAAGGTGTCCGAGCTGATGGGGAAGTGA
- a CDS encoding helix-turn-helix domain-containing protein, with protein sequence MGNERLRALMASGGWTHAALATATGVDPKSVERWVNLGRVPRRATALRAAETLGEDVHALWPALRQARAARAVSPELVALYDQRADLPVSVFVDLLATARERIDVLVYAAVFLHEAHPRLNDLLRERAAEGCAVRVAVGDADSPHIQRRGREERFGHGIESRCRLALMHYRPLADEPGIELRTHGTTLYNSIYRADDQALVNTHVWGVNAYGAPVWHLRRNGDGGIFDMYAASFSAVWETARPVEG encoded by the coding sequence ATGGGCAACGAGCGGTTGAGGGCCTTGATGGCATCAGGCGGTTGGACACACGCAGCGTTGGCGACGGCCACGGGAGTGGACCCGAAGAGTGTTGAGCGATGGGTGAATCTCGGGCGCGTCCCCCGGCGGGCAACAGCACTCAGAGCCGCGGAGACGCTGGGCGAAGACGTGCATGCCCTCTGGCCCGCCCTCAGACAGGCACGCGCCGCTCGCGCCGTCAGTCCGGAACTCGTAGCACTGTACGACCAGCGCGCGGACCTCCCCGTATCCGTGTTCGTGGATCTCCTCGCCACGGCGCGAGAGCGTATCGACGTGTTGGTCTACGCGGCCGTGTTCCTCCACGAGGCCCACCCCCGGTTGAACGATCTCTTGCGCGAGCGGGCCGCCGAAGGCTGTGCGGTCCGTGTCGCAGTCGGTGACGCGGACAGCCCGCACATCCAGCGGCGCGGGCGGGAAGAGAGGTTCGGGCATGGCATCGAATCCCGTTGCCGCCTCGCCCTCATGCACTACCGGCCGTTGGCCGACGAACCGGGAATCGAACTGCGAACGCACGGGACGACCCTCTACAACAGCATCTACCGGGCGGATGACCAGGCGTTGGTCAACACGCACGTCTGGGGCGTGAACGCGTACGGTGCGCCCGTGTGGCACCTGCGTCGCAACGGCGACGGGGGCATCTTCGACATGTACGCGGCCAGCTTCAGCGCTGTGTGGGAGACGGCCCGACCAGTGGAGGGATGA
- a CDS encoding NUDIX domain-containing protein encodes MARTEYYDDPHAPEPNSMVVAASAVVTDDRGRILLQRRRDNGLWALPGGGMDLGDSLPGTAVREVKEETGLDVEITGLVGTYTDPRHIIEYSDGEVRRQFNVCFTARVVGGIPAISDESTELRFVEPAGLGSLNMHHTQRLRLEHFLEHRSTPYLG; translated from the coding sequence ATGGCACGCACCGAGTACTACGACGATCCACACGCGCCGGAGCCGAACAGCATGGTCGTAGCCGCCTCAGCGGTGGTCACCGATGACAGGGGCCGCATCCTGCTCCAGCGTCGGCGGGACAACGGTCTCTGGGCGCTTCCCGGCGGCGGCATGGACCTGGGCGACTCCTTGCCCGGCACGGCCGTCCGGGAGGTCAAGGAAGAGACCGGCCTCGACGTGGAGATCACAGGACTCGTCGGCACGTACACCGACCCCCGCCACATCATCGAGTACAGCGACGGGGAAGTGCGGCGACAGTTCAACGTCTGCTTCACAGCGCGTGTCGTCGGCGGCATCCCGGCCATCTCCGACGAGAGCACCGAACTGCGGTTCGTCGAGCCGGCTGGACTCGGCTCCTTGAACATGCACCACACGCAGCGGCTGCGCCTGGAACATTTTCTCGAACATCGTTCCACGCCCTACCTGGGGTAG
- a CDS encoding ABC transporter, with product MTALLRYQAALLLRSQRWIAPLVVYAAFVAVGIRPGDRALDSLGYAAAGLVPQTAWLVRICVSAEPPAARACAAAAAGPPRVHAAALLTALGGALTAGAAGAGYALLCGGPGGKPPAATAAAGAVAVLVCALTGAAVGALCSRPLVRGRGLAVLAGGLGSLLAWVAAFSPARGAVSALVGAARTDGVPFPLGSLAAAALLAAAAGTLACLVSARRE from the coding sequence ATGACCGCCCTGCTGCGTTACCAGGCCGCGCTGCTGCTGCGCTCACAGCGCTGGATCGCCCCGCTCGTCGTCTACGCCGCCTTCGTGGCCGTCGGCATCCGGCCCGGTGACCGCGCCCTGGACTCCCTCGGTTACGCCGCCGCCGGGCTGGTCCCGCAGACGGCCTGGCTGGTCCGGATCTGTGTGAGCGCCGAGCCTCCGGCGGCCCGTGCCTGCGCCGCCGCCGCGGCGGGACCGCCCCGGGTGCACGCGGCGGCCCTCCTCACCGCCCTGGGCGGCGCGCTCACGGCCGGCGCGGCGGGCGCCGGCTACGCCCTGCTGTGCGGCGGGCCCGGCGGGAAGCCCCCCGCCGCCACCGCCGCCGCCGGGGCGGTCGCCGTCCTGGTGTGCGCCCTGACGGGGGCGGCCGTCGGGGCGCTGTGCAGCCGGCCGCTGGTCCGGGGGCGCGGCCTCGCGGTGCTCGCGGGCGGCCTCGGGTCCCTGCTGGCCTGGGTGGCGGCGTTCTCCCCGGCCCGCGGCGCGGTGTCCGCCCTGGTCGGGGCCGCCCGCACCGACGGCGTACCGTTCCCGCTGGGTTCTCTGGCCGCGGCGGCGCTCCTCGCCGCGGCGGCGGGCACGCTGGCCTGCCTCGTCAGCGCCCGGCGGGAGTAG